In Nocardioides sp., the following proteins share a genomic window:
- the tyrS gene encoding tyrosine--tRNA ligase yields MSTPHILDDLEWRGLVAHSTDRDALRTALGEERLKFYVGFDPTAPSLHMGNLVQLTTARRLQEAGHTPYLLVGGATGMIGDPRDSGERTLNTADTVAAWTEKLRAQVSRFVEVDGDNQAVLVNNFDWTDGLSVIEFLRDIGKHFPVNRMLARDTVKRRLESGISYTEFSYVLLQSMDYLHLFREHGVSLQHGATDQWGNITAGAELIRRVTGETAHAFVTPLITKADGTKYGKTEGGALWLDAEMMSPYAFHQFWLNVEDVKVGEMLRIFTFLSREEIEDLEGQQADKPFLRAGQKALADAVTTFVHGEAETSSAKAAAAALFGGADLREVPEATLAAALHETGTVTAAHGSTVVDLMVEAGLSKGRGEARRVIGEGGAYLNNGRVEDPDLAPTDSDLIAGRWLVLRRGKKQMAGVELVRA; encoded by the coding sequence GTGAGCACACCCCACATTCTTGACGATCTCGAGTGGCGCGGCCTGGTCGCGCATTCCACCGATCGCGATGCGCTGCGTACCGCCCTCGGCGAGGAGCGCCTCAAGTTCTATGTGGGGTTCGACCCCACCGCTCCGAGCCTGCACATGGGCAACCTGGTGCAGCTCACCACCGCCCGGCGACTGCAGGAAGCCGGTCACACGCCATACCTTCTGGTCGGCGGCGCCACGGGCATGATCGGCGACCCTCGCGACAGTGGCGAACGCACCCTCAACACTGCGGACACGGTCGCTGCCTGGACCGAGAAACTGCGTGCCCAGGTGTCTCGCTTCGTCGAGGTGGACGGGGATAATCAGGCCGTCCTGGTCAACAACTTCGACTGGACCGACGGCCTGTCGGTTATCGAGTTCCTACGTGACATCGGAAAGCACTTTCCGGTCAACCGCATGCTGGCGCGCGACACGGTCAAGCGCCGCCTTGAGTCCGGCATCAGTTACACCGAGTTCTCGTACGTGCTGCTCCAGTCGATGGACTACCTGCACCTCTTCCGCGAGCACGGGGTCAGCCTGCAACACGGGGCGACCGATCAGTGGGGCAACATCACCGCGGGCGCCGAACTGATCCGCCGCGTGACGGGGGAGACCGCGCACGCCTTCGTGACGCCGCTGATCACCAAGGCCGACGGCACCAAGTACGGCAAGACCGAGGGCGGTGCGCTGTGGTTGGACGCCGAGATGATGTCGCCGTACGCCTTTCACCAGTTCTGGCTCAACGTCGAGGACGTCAAGGTGGGCGAGATGCTGCGGATCTTCACGTTCCTCTCGCGCGAGGAGATCGAGGACCTGGAGGGACAACAGGCGGACAAGCCGTTCCTACGCGCGGGACAGAAGGCCCTAGCCGATGCCGTGACGACGTTCGTACACGGCGAGGCGGAGACCTCGTCGGCCAAGGCCGCGGCTGCGGCGCTGTTCGGAGGAGCCGACCTGCGCGAGGTCCCGGAGGCGACCTTGGCCGCAGCGTTGCACGAGACCGGTACGGTCACCGCGGCGCACGGGTCCACCGTGGTCGATCTGATGGTCGAGGCGGGACTGTCCAAGGGACGAGGCGAGGCGCGACGCGTCATCGGTGAAGGCGGCGCGTACCTGAACAACGGTCGTGTCGAGGACCCCGACCTGGCTCCCACTGACAGCGATCTGATCGCCGGTCGCTGGCTGGTGCTGCGTCGTGGGAAGAAGCAGATGGCGGGCGTCGAACTCGTCAGGGCGTGA
- the dnaG gene encoding DNA primase: MATPPGSGRGRIRDEDIAEVREKARIDDVVSAYVSLRNAGGGSMKGLCPFHDEKSPSFHVTPARGFFHCFGCQEGGDVITFVMKIDGLSFGEAVEVLADKVGVQLRREDDDGRADRPRGPARARLIEAHRVAQEFYAAQLNSPAGLAGRQFLSERGFDQAAAEQFGIGFAPRDGDALLTHLRQGRFSEEEMVAAGLVGLGRGAYDRFRGRLLWPIRESNGDTIGFGARRLFDDDRIEAKYLNTPETAIYKKSNVLYGLDLARRDIARASQAVVVEGYTDVMACHLSGVPTAVATCGTAFGDDHARILRRFLMDHEEFRGEVIFTFDGDAAGQKAALRAFEGDQNFVSQTYVAVEPSGLDPCDLRLKEGDAAVRELVARRIPLYRFVLSNVVSKYDLDRADGRVDALREAARLVSSIRDRSKVDAFARELAGMVGVDVEDARAEVKRAGNRPPPERRRTTTRQAEQQPAEPVAPQRQLPDLRDPRFALERESLKVILQHPHAVVAHVADLGSNDFIHPVYRGVWELIAGSGGPAAATDDWLSRLRDSGPSPEVSSALSALAVEPLPRDKEPDDAYVAAHIYRLQELTAARRIAQLKSKLPAHQSGVRSHGVQPDVR, translated from the coding sequence GTGGCGACACCTCCAGGCTCCGGGCGCGGACGCATCCGCGACGAGGACATCGCCGAGGTGCGCGAGAAGGCCCGCATCGACGACGTGGTGTCGGCCTACGTCTCGTTGCGCAACGCCGGTGGCGGCTCGATGAAGGGTCTGTGTCCCTTCCACGACGAGAAGTCCCCCTCGTTCCACGTCACGCCCGCGCGCGGCTTCTTCCACTGCTTCGGCTGCCAGGAGGGCGGCGATGTCATCACCTTCGTGATGAAGATCGACGGCCTTTCCTTCGGTGAGGCTGTCGAGGTCCTCGCCGACAAGGTCGGCGTCCAACTGCGCCGCGAGGATGACGACGGCCGCGCCGACCGGCCGCGCGGCCCGGCTCGCGCCCGCCTGATCGAGGCGCACCGGGTGGCCCAGGAGTTCTATGCCGCCCAACTCAACTCACCAGCGGGACTCGCCGGACGCCAGTTCCTCTCCGAGCGTGGCTTCGACCAAGCCGCGGCGGAGCAGTTCGGCATCGGTTTCGCGCCTCGAGACGGCGACGCCCTGTTGACGCACCTGCGCCAGGGCCGATTCAGCGAGGAGGAGATGGTCGCTGCCGGGCTGGTGGGGCTGGGCAGGGGAGCGTACGACCGCTTCCGCGGCCGTCTGCTGTGGCCGATCCGCGAGTCCAACGGCGACACCATCGGCTTCGGGGCGCGCCGGCTGTTCGACGACGACCGCATCGAGGCCAAATACCTCAACACTCCCGAGACCGCGATCTACAAGAAGAGCAACGTGCTCTACGGCCTCGACCTGGCTCGCCGCGACATCGCCAGAGCGTCACAAGCGGTCGTGGTCGAGGGCTACACCGACGTGATGGCCTGCCACCTCTCTGGCGTGCCCACGGCAGTCGCCACCTGCGGCACCGCGTTCGGCGATGACCATGCCCGGATCCTGCGTCGCTTCCTGATGGACCACGAGGAGTTCCGCGGTGAGGTGATCTTCACCTTCGACGGCGACGCCGCCGGGCAGAAGGCCGCCCTGCGTGCCTTCGAGGGCGATCAGAACTTCGTCTCGCAGACATATGTGGCGGTTGAGCCGAGCGGTCTGGATCCTTGTGACTTGCGGCTGAAAGAGGGTGATGCGGCCGTACGCGAACTCGTCGCGCGCCGGATCCCGCTCTACCGGTTCGTGTTGAGCAACGTGGTGTCGAAGTACGACCTCGATCGGGCCGACGGACGTGTCGACGCCCTGCGGGAGGCGGCCCGGTTGGTGTCCTCGATCCGGGACCGCTCCAAGGTGGACGCTTTCGCACGCGAACTCGCCGGCATGGTCGGCGTGGACGTCGAGGACGCACGCGCCGAGGTCAAACGAGCCGGCAACCGCCCGCCCCCCGAGCGGAGGCGTACGACCACCCGCCAGGCGGAGCAGCAGCCTGCCGAGCCGGTCGCCCCGCAACGGCAGCTGCCTGATCTGCGCGACCCACGCTTCGCGCTGGAGCGGGAGAGTCTCAAGGTGATCCTCCAACACCCCCACGCGGTGGTGGCACATGTGGCGGATCTGGGCAGCAACGACTTCATCCATCCGGTCTATCGGGGCGTGTGGGAGTTGATTGCGGGTTCGGGAGGCCCCGCCGCTGCCACGGATGATTGGCTGTCCCGGTTGCGAGACTCTGGGCCTTCCCCCGAGGTGTCCTCCGCGCTCTCGGCACTTGCCGTCGAGCCGTTGCCTCGTGACAAGGAGCCCGACGATGCCTATGTCGCGGCCCACATCTACCGGCTTCAGGAACTCACCGCTGCGCGCCGGATCGCCCAGTTGAAGTCCAAGCTTCCAGCGCACCAATCCGGTGTCCGAAGCCACGGCGTACAACCGGATGTTCGGTGA
- a CDS encoding DUF3618 domain-containing protein, translated as MSQTPEELEAEVELQREQLGETVDQLAAKLDVKTQAQARVHEIADRATTDTGAPRPELYGIAGAALAATLVLLVWRRRR; from the coding sequence ATGAGCCAGACGCCCGAAGAGCTCGAGGCAGAGGTCGAACTCCAGCGTGAGCAACTCGGCGAGACCGTCGACCAGTTGGCTGCCAAACTTGACGTGAAGACCCAGGCTCAAGCCAGGGTCCACGAGATCGCGGACCGCGCCACCACCGACACCGGCGCGCCTCGCCCGGAGCTCTACGGCATCGCCGGGGCTGCTCTCGCGGCCACCCTCGTACTCCTGGTGTGGAGGCGTCGCAGGTGA
- a CDS encoding phage holin family protein: MSQSENTSREPTVGAPYTIFTFAVLVATAIMGLAHVVPDWAAGLIVAAVLAVAAGIAAVQGKNKVAEVGSPKPERAIEGIKEDIATVKGQRS, encoded by the coding sequence ATGAGTCAATCCGAGAACACCAGCCGGGAGCCCACAGTGGGCGCACCGTACACGATCTTCACGTTCGCCGTGCTGGTGGCGACGGCCATCATGGGACTGGCTCACGTGGTCCCCGACTGGGCCGCCGGACTGATCGTGGCAGCCGTGCTGGCCGTTGCGGCGGGCATCGCGGCGGTGCAGGGCAAGAACAAGGTGGCCGAGGTCGGCTCACCCAAGCCGGAGCGTGCGATCGAGGGCATCAAGGAAGACATCGCGACCGTGAAAGGACAGCGTTCATGA
- a CDS encoding PIG-L deacetylase family protein — MERLEALPEDWNRALAVVAHPDDMEYGSAAAVARWTGQGKHITYCMVTSGEAGIDGLTPAEAGPLREQEQLAACAAVGVSECDFLRLPDGILEYGVPLRRTLAEVVRRHRPEIVLTINFRDTFGGAMLNQADHIAVGKALLDAVRDAGNRWIFPEQLVDGLEPWGGVRAVWAGGSPQANHAVDITESFDAGVASLEAHRAYIDGLGWEGWDAREFLEGIARQAGQRFDAPLAVAFEVLPLGWGG; from the coding sequence ATGGAGAGACTTGAGGCACTGCCGGAGGACTGGAATCGAGCCTTGGCGGTCGTCGCGCATCCCGACGACATGGAGTACGGGTCGGCGGCCGCGGTCGCGCGGTGGACCGGGCAGGGCAAGCACATCACGTACTGCATGGTCACCTCGGGTGAGGCAGGCATCGACGGCCTCACCCCCGCAGAGGCGGGGCCGCTGCGCGAGCAGGAGCAACTCGCCGCCTGCGCCGCTGTGGGGGTCTCGGAGTGCGACTTCCTCCGATTGCCGGACGGGATCTTGGAGTACGGCGTGCCGTTGCGACGCACGCTTGCCGAGGTGGTGCGCCGTCACCGCCCCGAGATCGTGCTGACGATCAACTTCCGAGACACCTTCGGGGGCGCGATGCTCAATCAGGCCGATCACATCGCGGTCGGAAAGGCGTTGCTCGATGCGGTTCGAGACGCCGGGAATCGCTGGATCTTCCCCGAGCAACTCGTCGACGGCCTGGAGCCATGGGGAGGCGTACGGGCCGTCTGGGCCGGAGGATCACCGCAGGCGAACCACGCCGTGGACATCACCGAGTCGTTCGACGCCGGAGTGGCCTCGCTGGAGGCACACCGGGCCTACATCGACGGACTCGGCTGGGAGGGCTGGGATGCCCGCGAGTTCCTCGAGGGCATCGCCCGGCAGGCCGGTCAGCGGTTCGACGCGCCGCTGGCCGTGGCCTTCGAGGTGTTGCCGCTGGGCTGGGGCGGCTGA
- a CDS encoding alpha/beta hydrolase, translated as MGKIDRPTLEGSIAVRDGRRLSFAEFGARDGEPMVWMHGTPGGRRQIPMEAREYAASAGVRIIGLDRPGIGSSTRHLYRDVLDFADDLSIFLDTLGIEQTRVIGLSGGGAYTLAAGAAMPDRIRGLGVLGGVAPTVGPDAVGGGAMSLALALAPLLAVGRVPLSLALGQGIRVLRPLAGAAISTYAVVQPEGDRRLLSRPEFRAMFLDDLLNGSRFQMSAPIHDLVLMTRDWGFELADVQVPVRWWHGDADHIVPHAHGTHVVSRLPEARFATIPGESHLGGLSLAQQVIEAMLELDGIGSLRTRTTPNAGNRATHQSQ; from the coding sequence GTGGGGAAGATTGACCGCCCGACACTCGAGGGCTCGATCGCGGTGCGAGACGGCCGACGGCTCAGTTTTGCCGAGTTCGGTGCTCGCGACGGCGAACCGATGGTGTGGATGCACGGGACCCCAGGTGGTCGTCGCCAGATTCCGATGGAGGCGCGCGAATACGCCGCGTCGGCGGGCGTACGCATCATCGGACTCGACCGGCCCGGGATCGGCTCGTCGACTCGACACCTCTATCGCGACGTCTTGGACTTCGCCGACGACTTGTCGATCTTCCTGGATACGCTCGGGATCGAGCAGACTCGGGTGATCGGACTGTCTGGCGGCGGTGCGTACACGCTGGCCGCGGGCGCTGCGATGCCGGACCGGATTCGCGGCCTGGGCGTGCTCGGTGGCGTGGCCCCCACGGTGGGGCCGGATGCCGTCGGCGGAGGCGCCATGAGCCTCGCCTTGGCGCTGGCGCCATTGCTGGCGGTGGGACGGGTGCCCTTGAGTCTCGCGCTGGGTCAGGGGATTCGCGTGTTGCGGCCGCTGGCCGGGGCCGCGATCTCGACGTACGCCGTCGTGCAGCCAGAAGGCGATCGGCGCCTGCTGAGTCGGCCGGAGTTTCGCGCGATGTTCCTCGACGACCTGCTTAACGGGTCGCGCTTCCAGATGAGCGCGCCGATCCATGACCTGGTGCTCATGACTCGTGACTGGGGCTTCGAGTTGGCCGACGTGCAGGTTCCGGTGCGTTGGTGGCACGGCGATGCGGATCACATCGTGCCGCATGCCCACGGCACGCACGTGGTGAGCCGGCTTCCAGAGGCCCGATTCGCCACGATCCCGGGGGAAAGCCACCTGGGTGGATTGAGCCTGGCGCAGCAGGTCATCGAGGCGATGCTGGAACTCGACGGGATCGGGTCGTTGCGTACCCGGACCACGCCCAACGCTGGCAATCGGGCGACGCATCAGTCACAATAG
- a CDS encoding tetratricopeptide repeat protein, producing MAEEGRRSQRPSSGRPRQGGSPRGSDQRGGSASRGRGAGGDNRGRAPSRSGGRPPAGGRSRDWSRPADKQEPRTAEQARYDGPAIPEEITGKELDRSVSAQLKGLPDKLAARVARHLAAAATMIDDDPETAYQHTLAARARASRLAIVREACGEAAYAAGHYAEALSELRAAKRMNGVTAYLPIMADCHRALGQPQQAIKLAKSPSVANFAPEAKAEMTIVEAGARRDLGQLDAALRTLELAPLMSKSRAPWVVRLRYAYADTLEAAGRRTDALAWFHRTHAIDSDELTDAAERADLLERSED from the coding sequence GTGGCCGAGGAAGGTCGACGCAGCCAGCGTCCCTCGAGTGGGCGTCCGCGCCAGGGCGGTTCCCCGCGGGGCTCAGACCAGCGCGGCGGGTCCGCGTCGCGCGGTCGTGGTGCTGGCGGTGACAATCGGGGCCGCGCGCCTTCACGTTCGGGGGGACGCCCCCCGGCTGGCGGTCGTTCCCGGGATTGGAGTCGACCGGCTGACAAGCAGGAGCCGCGTACGGCCGAACAGGCTCGCTATGACGGCCCGGCGATTCCCGAGGAGATCACCGGCAAGGAGCTCGATCGCTCGGTCTCGGCGCAGTTGAAGGGCCTGCCGGACAAGTTGGCCGCGCGAGTCGCCCGGCACCTTGCTGCCGCTGCCACGATGATCGATGACGACCCCGAGACGGCCTACCAACACACGTTGGCGGCGCGTGCCAGGGCATCGCGGCTGGCGATCGTACGCGAGGCGTGCGGGGAAGCGGCCTATGCTGCCGGTCACTACGCCGAGGCGCTTTCTGAGCTGCGCGCGGCAAAGCGAATGAACGGCGTCACGGCCTACCTGCCGATCATGGCCGACTGTCACCGGGCCCTGGGCCAGCCTCAACAGGCGATCAAACTGGCGAAGAGCCCGTCGGTGGCGAACTTCGCGCCCGAAGCCAAAGCGGAGATGACGATCGTGGAAGCCGGCGCCCGCCGCGACCTCGGTCAACTGGACGCTGCGCTGCGTACTCTCGAACTGGCTCCGTTGATGTCGAAGAGCCGCGCGCCTTGGGTGGTGCGGTTGCGGTACGCGTACGCCGACACACTTGAGGCTGCGGGACGGCGTACCGATGCGCTGGCCTGGTTCCACCGCACCCACGCGATCGACAGTGACGAACTGACCGATGCCGCAGAGCGGGCCGACCTACTCGAGCGTTCGGAGGACTGA
- a CDS encoding serine/threonine-protein kinase, whose translation MIAGRYALLREVGRGGMGAVWLGHDEVLGRDVAMKQIGLVPGIDSPDLQRAAREAKLAASVNHPHIVAVYDLVHEDGRQWLVMEYVEGTDLGTYVRDHGALTVERSAQIVAQAADALAAAHAIGITHRDVKPSNIMLDEKGSAKITDFGIARAEQDAQLTQTGLLTGSPAYLAPEVASGRLALASADVWSLGATLFHMLEGRPPYDAKENVLGTLFEIVNDVPPRPRESGWLAPLVEGTLAKDPADRWTMAQVREFAARGTRPAPPGVGGHRSAAHPPSERTTTLPPLAPAPARHRSRPGVTTTLVGIAALALLLTLGLIWWLNHDPGPTAAPTPSDTSATSTTSQSSATTPPSTDMDADEMRTFVEQYLALVVKNPNRSWKLLTPTFQEASGGKKAYRDFWRDFEKATLSDLEADPATGEVHYHVAYVDREGGGFSDDPVLTLTRQDGRLLIAAER comes from the coding sequence GTGATTGCCGGTCGCTATGCGTTGCTGCGCGAAGTGGGCCGTGGCGGCATGGGGGCAGTCTGGCTGGGCCACGACGAGGTGCTGGGCCGTGACGTAGCCATGAAGCAGATCGGCTTGGTGCCGGGCATCGACAGTCCCGATCTCCAGCGAGCCGCCCGCGAGGCGAAGCTCGCCGCGAGCGTCAACCATCCCCACATCGTCGCGGTCTATGACCTCGTCCATGAGGACGGTCGGCAGTGGCTGGTGATGGAGTACGTCGAGGGCACCGACCTCGGGACGTACGTGCGCGACCATGGCGCCCTGACGGTGGAGCGCAGCGCCCAGATCGTGGCGCAAGCGGCGGACGCGCTGGCTGCCGCACACGCGATCGGCATCACGCATCGAGACGTCAAGCCATCCAACATCATGTTGGACGAGAAGGGGTCCGCCAAGATCACGGACTTCGGGATCGCGCGTGCCGAGCAGGACGCCCAGCTCACGCAGACCGGGTTGCTCACAGGATCGCCGGCGTATCTGGCTCCCGAGGTTGCCTCGGGACGGCTGGCGCTGGCCTCCGCGGACGTGTGGTCACTCGGCGCGACCCTCTTCCACATGCTGGAGGGGCGCCCCCCGTACGACGCCAAAGAGAACGTCCTGGGGACCCTGTTCGAGATCGTCAACGACGTTCCCCCGCGGCCCCGGGAGTCAGGTTGGCTGGCGCCCCTGGTCGAAGGCACGTTGGCCAAGGACCCTGCCGACCGCTGGACGATGGCGCAGGTACGCGAGTTCGCGGCCCGCGGGACTCGACCTGCCCCACCCGGGGTCGGGGGTCACCGTTCCGCGGCGCACCCACCCTCCGAGCGCACCACTACGTTGCCACCCCTCGCGCCCGCTCCCGCCCGACACCGATCTCGGCCGGGGGTGACCACCACGCTGGTGGGGATCGCCGCGTTGGCACTGCTGCTCACGCTGGGCCTGATCTGGTGGCTCAACCACGATCCGGGGCCGACAGCGGCACCGACTCCGTCGGATACCTCCGCGACCTCGACGACCAGCCAGTCCTCCGCCACAACGCCGCCGAGCACCGACATGGACGCCGACGAGATGCGTACGTTCGTCGAGCAGTACCTCGCGCTCGTGGTGAAGAACCCGAACCGGTCCTGGAAGTTGCTGACGCCCACCTTCCAGGAGGCCAGCGGCGGCAAGAAGGCGTACCGCGACTTCTGGAGGGACTTCGAGAAGGCCACCTTGAGCGACCTGGAGGCTGATCCCGCGACCGGAGAGGTGCACTATCACGTGGCGTACGTCGATCGCGAGGGCGGCGGATTCTCCGACGACCCCGTGCTCACGCTGACCCGGCAGGACGGCAGGTTGTTGATCGCCGCAGAACGGTAG